CCACCCTCGCCCACGCGCTCGTACGGTTCCTCGACGTCGACGGGCGGTACGAGATCGGCGGGGCGGATGCCTCCGTGCTCGCGGCCGACGACGTGCGCCTGACGGTGGGCCTGTGCGAGCAGAGCCCGCAGCTGTTCGACGAGGACATCCGCCAGAACCTGCTGTTCGCGAACGACCACGCCACCGACGCCGACCTCGTCGCGGCGCTCGAGCGCGTGGGTCTCGGGGACTGGCTGCGCGAACGCGGCGGCCTCGACGCCCGCGTCGGCGAACGCGGCGCGCTCGTCTCGGGCGGCCAGGCGCAGCGCATCGCGCTCGCGCGGGCTCTGCTGCGCGGATTCCCGGTGCTCGTGCTCGACGAGCCGACCGCCGGCGTCGACCCGGCCGCCTCCGACGCGCTGCTGCGCGACCTGCTGGGCGCCGTGGACGGTGACCGTGCCGTCGTGCTCATCTCGCACGTCACGGTCCCGGACGAGCTCATCGACCGCGTCGTGCGGATCGATCAGGGTCGCATCGTCGAGGACTGATACCCACCCCGGCACTCCCTCACTCCGGCCGGGTACCGAACGGCGGGGATCCGCGACGACACGCCGGGTTCCGGCCGCGCCCCGCGGCGTGTCGCACAAAGTCCCCGCCGTTCGTGACACCGGATCCCCGCCGTTCGTGACGATGACCGGTCGGCGGGTCGTTCTCGGAACAGTCCTCGGCCAGTATCGTCGGGCCCATGGCCGTCACCATTCGCCGCGCGGTGAAGGCGGATGCCGCGGCGATCTCGCGCATCCGCGTCGACACGTGGCGCGCGGCCTACGCGGGACTCGTGCTGCCCGAGGTGCTCGAGCGCCTCGACGCCGAGCGCGAGGCGGTGCGCCGCGCGGACACGTGGGATCAGCTGCACAGCGACCCGCGGAACATCTCGCTTCTGGCCGAGGACGGGGGCTCTCCGGTCGGGTGGGCGGCCTACGGCCCGTCCCTCGACCCGGAGCGGCCCGGCAGCGGCCAGGTGTACGCGCTGTACGCGATCGCCGAACGCTGGTCGACCGGCGTCGGCCACGCGCTCCTGGCCGCGTGCGAGGACGGGCTCCGCTCCCAGGGCTTCACCGAGGCGCACCTGTGGGTGCTCGAGGGCAACACCCGCGCCGAGGACTTCTACGCGCGCCACGGCTGGAGCGAGGACGGCGCGATCCTCGTCGACGACCGCACCGTCGACGGCATCGTGGCCTACGCGCTCCGCGAGCGGCGTCGCGTGCGCGACCTCACCGAGGTCGCCGCCGACAGGGGCTGACGGGCGGGGAACCGCCGCCGGACGCGATAGGGCGCGCCCGGCGGCGGAAGTCAGGCCCCGGCGCCGGGAGCGGCTCCCTCACCGGCGGAGCCGGCAGCCGGTGTGCCCGCCGCCGCATCCGTCTTGGGCATCGACGCGCGCAGCGAGTCGACCGAGAACGTCGGCGGGTCCAGCGGGAAGTGGCACGCCACGCGCTGGCCGTCGCCGACGTCGCGCAGCCGCGGCTCGACCTCGGCGCACACGCCCTCGGCACGCGAGCAGCGCGTGCGGAAGCGGCAGCCGCTCGGCGGATGCAGCGGCGACGGCGGCTCGCCCTGGATCGGCACGGGGCGTCGCGCCTGTCCCGTCTCGGGATCGAGGCCCGGGATCGAGTCCAGCAGCGCCTTCGTGTACGGATGCCGAGGCGCGGCGTACAGCGCCTCGGCCGGGCCGACCTCGGCGAGCTGGCCGAGGTGCATGACCGCCACCTTGTCGCTGATCTGCTTCACGGTCGCCAGATCGTGCGCGATGAACACGTACGCCAGGCCCAGCTCCTCGCGCAGCTTCTCGAACAGGTTCAGCACCTGCGCCTGGATGAGCACATCCAGCGACGAGATCGCCTCGTCGCAGATGATCAGGGCGGGGTGCAGCGCGATGGCTCGCGCGATCGCGACACGCTGCGCCTGACCTCCCGACAGCTCCAGCGGCCGGCGGCGCATGTACTGGTCGGGGTCGAGGCCGACCATGTCCAGCAGCTCCCGCACGCGCGCATGGCGCTCCGATCGCGACATCGACGCGTGGCCGAGCAGAGGCTCCGCCACGACGTCCTCCACGCGCCAGCGCGGATTCAGCGAGCCGAACGGGTCCTGGTAGACCATCTGCATCTCGGCGCGCGCCTTGCGCAGCTCGCGCTTGGACATGCCCACGAGGCTCCGGCCGCGGAAGACCACATCGCCGGACTTCGGGGGGTCGGCCTGGATGATCGCACGCGCGAGGGTGGACTTTCCCGACCCCGTCTCGCCCACGATCCCGAGGGTCTCGCCACGCCCCAGCTCGAACGACACGTCCGACACGGCATGGACCACACCGGCGCGAACGCCGCCCGGGCCCTTGGTGACGAACTCCTGCACGACGTTGCGCACCTGCAGGATGGGCGCGTCGGCGTCGGCATCCGTCGTCTCGATGGTGGGCTCGACGAGCGTCACAGCGCCTTCTCCTCGTTCAGGTCGTTCAGCGCCTCGATGGGCTCGTGCTCGGGGAGCGAATGCACAGCGTCGAGCGTCCGGTCCTCGTCGTCGACGGGCTCGAGCGTCTCGTCCAGCGGCAGCGCGCGGCCGCCGAAGAGCGCTGAGTCCTCCTTCGCCACGGGGTTCCAGCACGCATACAGGTGGCCGGGCTCGTGCTCCTTCAGCTCCGGCGCCTCATCGCACGCGTCCGTCGCCTTGGGGCAGCGCGGCGCGAACGGGCATCCGGCCGGCAGCGCGCTCAGGTCCGGCGGGTGCCCCCCGATCACCGTCAGCAGCGAGTGCGACGGCGTCGACAGCTGCGGGATCGCGCCCAGCAGCGCCTTCGTGTACGGCATCCGCACGTTCTGGAAGAGCGTCTCGGTCTCAGCGTGCTCGACGGCCTGGCCGGCGTACATGACCATGACCTCGTCGGCGTAGCTCGCGGCCAGGCCCAGGTCGTGGCTGATCATGATGACGGCGGTGCCGAGCCGGTGCTGCAGGTCGGCGAGCAGCTCCATGATCTGGGCCTGCGTCGTCACGTCGAGCGCCGTCGTGGCCTCGTCCGCGATCAGCACTTTCGGATCGGCGGCGAGCGCGATCGCGATCATGACGCGCTGGCGCATGCCGCCCGACAGCTGGTGCGGGTACTCGTGGAAGCGCCGCTCGGCCGCGGGCAGGCGCACGAGCTTGAGCAGCTCGACCGCGCGCGCCTCGGCCTCCTTCTTGCCCAGGTCGGTCTGCGTCCGCAGCGCCTCGGTGATCTGCGCCCCCACGCTCATCGTGGGGTTCAGCGACCGCGACGGGTCCTGGAAGACCATCGCGATGTCGCGTCCGCGGATCGAGCGCATCGACTTGTCGCTCTTGCCGACGAGCTCGACGTCGCCGAGCCGGGCGGAGCCGGTGATGAACGCGCTCGGGGGCAGCAGCCCCATGAGCGCGCGCACGCTGACGGACTTGCCCGAGCCGGACTCGCCGATGATGGCGAGCATGCGGCCGGCCTTCAGCTCGTAGGACAGCCCGTTGACGGCGTGGATCCGGCGGCCGCCTCGCGAGAAGGTGATCCGCAGGTCCTCGACCGTCAGAACGGTCTCGGGCTCGGTGGTGGTCGGGGTCGTCTCTGTCGTCATTCGATCCAGCACCTTCATCGGCCGCTCATCTCGTCTCTCACGTTCTCGCCGAGCAGGTTGAACGCCAGCACGGTCACCAGCAGCGCCAGGCTCGGCCACAGCACCAGCAGCGGCGTGGCCGACAGCGACTGCTGCCCCTCGAAGATCATGTTGCCCCAGCTGGGGTCGGGTGCCGGGATGCCCAGGCCGAGGAAGCTCAGGGCGCCTTCCGTCACGATCACGATCCCCATGCCCAGCAGCGCGAAGTTCAGCATCTGGGGCGTGATGTTCGGCGCGATGTGCCGGAACAGCACCCGCCAGGCGGGGCTCCCGCTCAGCTCGGCGGCCTGGATGAAGGGCATGTTCACCACGCGCAGCGCAGCGGACCGGGCGATACGTGCGACGGCGGGGATGCTGAACGCGCACAGCGCCAGGATCGTGTTCGGGAGGCTGGGGCCGAGGACCTGCGCGATCGCGATCGTCAGCACGAGCGACGGGAACGCGATGAACACGTCGAGGACCCGCATGATGATCATGTCGGCGGTGCCGCCGAGGTAGCCGGACAGGGCGCCCATGCCGCCGCCGATCACCAGGCCGATCACGTTGACGGCGATCGCGACCGTGAGCGACGCGCGTCCGCCGTAGATGAGCCGCGATAGGACGTCGTTGCCGTTGACGTCGGTGCCCAGCGGATGCCCGGGGCTGCCCGGCGGCAGCGCGCTGTCGAGCACGCTCCCGCCCACGGGAGCGGGGATCGGGAAGATGAACGGCCCCACGAAGCAGATGAACAGCAGCAGCGCGACGATGGCCGCGGGGATGCCGACCACCATCCGGCGGCGCCACTTGGCCCACAGGATGCTGCGCGCGGTCGTGTCGACGACCGGGACCAGCACCCGGGAGGTCGTTCCTACATCAGCGACTGCCATAGCGGATCCTCGGGTCTAGAACGGCGTACATGACATCGACGAACAGGTTGGCGAAGACCGCCACCGCCGCGAAGATGAAGACGCAGATCTGCACGACGGCCACGTCGCGCGACATCGCGCCCTGGAGCATCAGCATGCCCATGCCGGGCATCGCGAAGATCTGCTCGATGATGATGGTTCCGCCCACGAGCCCGCCGATGTTCAGGCCCACCAGGGTCAGCAGGCCGAACGAGGAGTTGCGGAACGCGTGGCTCCACAGGATCTTCCAGGGGGCGACGCCCTTCGCGCGGGCGGTGTCGATGTAGTCGGCGGAGTTGAGCTGCTCGACGAGGTCTCCGCGCAGGAACCTCGTGTAGAAGCACGCGATCGGGACACCGAGTGCGAGCACCGGGAGGATCACCGATCTGAGGTTGGCCCACAGCCCTTCGTCGATCGGCACGTAGCCGATGGCCGGGAGCGTGCGCAGCATCACCGCGAACACGAGCACCAGGAGGAGGGCGAGCACGTAGTTGGGAACGGCCAGCAGCGTCATCGACAGCACCATCACGATGCGGTCGAAGAAGCCGCCGGGCTTGCGGGCGGCCAGCAGCGCGATCGGGACCGCGATCACCAGCGACACGAGGAAGGCGAGCAGGACGAGCTCCATCGTGACGGCCATCCGCTCGGCCAGCAGGGTCGAGACCTGCTGGCCGCTCACCGACGACCGGCCGAGGTCGCCGGTGACGAACCCGCCCAGCCACGACAGGTACCGCTCCACCGGAGGACGGTCGAGGCCGAGCCGCTTGCGGACGGCCTCGACCTCCTCCGGGGTGGCGTCCATGCCGGCCTGCTGCTGGGCGACGTCGCCGGGCATCGCCTCGAGAAGGGCGAAGACCAGGATGCTGATCGCGAACAGCAGCGGGATGGCGATGAGGACGCGCCGCGCGATGAGGCGCAGGAGGGGCGACGCGGCCACCCGGCCGAGGAGCCCTGCGGGCGCCTCGGTCCGGATGGACGTCGTCGTCTCTTCGACGGTGCGGGTGTCAGTCACTCTCGACCCAGACCCGGTCGTACAGCACACCCTCGTTCACGGCGAGAGCCGGGATGGGGGTGCTCAGACCCGGACCGTACACGCCCTCACGG
This region of Microbacterium thalassium genomic DNA includes:
- a CDS encoding GNAT family N-acetyltransferase codes for the protein MAVTIRRAVKADAAAISRIRVDTWRAAYAGLVLPEVLERLDAEREAVRRADTWDQLHSDPRNISLLAEDGGSPVGWAAYGPSLDPERPGSGQVYALYAIAERWSTGVGHALLAACEDGLRSQGFTEAHLWVLEGNTRAEDFYARHGWSEDGAILVDDRTVDGIVAYALRERRRVRDLTEVAADRG
- a CDS encoding ABC transporter ATP-binding protein — encoded protein: MTLVEPTIETTDADADAPILQVRNVVQEFVTKGPGGVRAGVVHAVSDVSFELGRGETLGIVGETGSGKSTLARAIIQADPPKSGDVVFRGRSLVGMSKRELRKARAEMQMVYQDPFGSLNPRWRVEDVVAEPLLGHASMSRSERHARVRELLDMVGLDPDQYMRRRPLELSGGQAQRVAIARAIALHPALIICDEAISSLDVLIQAQVLNLFEKLREELGLAYVFIAHDLATVKQISDKVAVMHLGQLAEVGPAEALYAAPRHPYTKALLDSIPGLDPETGQARRPVPIQGEPPSPLHPPSGCRFRTRCSRAEGVCAEVEPRLRDVGDGQRVACHFPLDPPTFSVDSLRASMPKTDAAAGTPAAGSAGEGAAPGAGA
- a CDS encoding ABC transporter ATP-binding protein — its product is MTTETTPTTTEPETVLTVEDLRITFSRGGRRIHAVNGLSYELKAGRMLAIIGESGSGKSVSVRALMGLLPPSAFITGSARLGDVELVGKSDKSMRSIRGRDIAMVFQDPSRSLNPTMSVGAQITEALRTQTDLGKKEAEARAVELLKLVRLPAAERRFHEYPHQLSGGMRQRVMIAIALAADPKVLIADEATTALDVTTQAQIMELLADLQHRLGTAVIMISHDLGLAASYADEVMVMYAGQAVEHAETETLFQNVRMPYTKALLGAIPQLSTPSHSLLTVIGGHPPDLSALPAGCPFAPRCPKATDACDEAPELKEHEPGHLYACWNPVAKEDSALFGGRALPLDETLEPVDDEDRTLDAVHSLPEHEPIEALNDLNEEKAL
- a CDS encoding ABC transporter permease gives rise to the protein MAVADVGTTSRVLVPVVDTTARSILWAKWRRRMVVGIPAAIVALLLFICFVGPFIFPIPAPVGGSVLDSALPPGSPGHPLGTDVNGNDVLSRLIYGGRASLTVAIAVNVIGLVIGGGMGALSGYLGGTADMIIMRVLDVFIAFPSLVLTIAIAQVLGPSLPNTILALCAFSIPAVARIARSAALRVVNMPFIQAAELSGSPAWRVLFRHIAPNITPQMLNFALLGMGIVIVTEGALSFLGLGIPAPDPSWGNMIFEGQQSLSATPLLVLWPSLALLVTVLAFNLLGENVRDEMSGR
- a CDS encoding ABC transporter permease; translated protein: MTDTRTVEETTTSIRTEAPAGLLGRVAASPLLRLIARRVLIAIPLLFAISILVFALLEAMPGDVAQQQAGMDATPEEVEAVRKRLGLDRPPVERYLSWLGGFVTGDLGRSSVSGQQVSTLLAERMAVTMELVLLAFLVSLVIAVPIALLAARKPGGFFDRIVMVLSMTLLAVPNYVLALLLVLVFAVMLRTLPAIGYVPIDEGLWANLRSVILPVLALGVPIACFYTRFLRGDLVEQLNSADYIDTARAKGVAPWKILWSHAFRNSSFGLLTLVGLNIGGLVGGTIIIEQIFAMPGMGMLMLQGAMSRDVAVVQICVFIFAAVAVFANLFVDVMYAVLDPRIRYGSR